A single region of the Streptomyces vilmorinianum genome encodes:
- a CDS encoding serine hydrolase domain-containing protein, producing MHEPEHHASPAPVIEGHCDPRFGAVRDAFASNFRERDELGAAVTVQIHGETVVDLWGGWADAARTCRWERDTLVNVWSTTKGVTALCAHLLADRGLLDLDAPVAAYWPEFGAAGKEALPVRHLLSHRAGLAGLREPLTLEEFYDWEVTTARLAATEPWWEPGTRSGYHAMTYGFLVGEVIRRITGRLPSAFLRDEITGPLDVDFTIGLPEKEADRAAELVHPRAASAGEQAAVFAQLAPAAQAALANPLVGAAQANSPEWRAAELPAANGHGTARAVATLYGVFAGRGRSGDHRVLSEQAAERAREGQGACRDLMLGAGFAHDTECALGLWLSGPNSSYGPNPRAFGHDGFGGSCGLADPESGVSLGYVMNRMGPDIADDPRKMALVEAVYAAL from the coding sequence ATGCACGAGCCCGAGCATCACGCTTCGCCCGCCCCCGTGATCGAGGGCCACTGCGACCCCCGCTTCGGCGCGGTACGGGACGCCTTCGCGTCCAACTTCCGCGAGCGGGACGAGCTCGGCGCCGCGGTGACGGTCCAGATCCACGGCGAGACCGTGGTGGACCTGTGGGGCGGCTGGGCGGACGCCGCCCGCACGTGCCGCTGGGAACGCGACACGCTGGTCAACGTCTGGTCCACGACCAAGGGCGTGACCGCGCTCTGCGCCCACCTGCTGGCGGACCGCGGGCTGCTCGATCTCGACGCTCCGGTCGCCGCGTACTGGCCCGAGTTCGGCGCGGCCGGCAAGGAGGCGCTTCCCGTACGCCACCTCCTCTCCCACCGCGCGGGTCTGGCGGGTCTGCGGGAGCCGCTGACCCTCGAGGAGTTCTACGACTGGGAGGTGACGACCGCCCGGCTGGCCGCGACGGAGCCGTGGTGGGAGCCCGGCACCCGGTCCGGCTACCACGCGATGACGTACGGCTTCCTGGTCGGCGAGGTGATCCGGCGCATCACCGGCCGGCTGCCCAGCGCCTTCCTCCGCGACGAGATCACCGGCCCTCTGGACGTCGACTTCACCATCGGGCTGCCCGAGAAGGAGGCGGACCGGGCGGCGGAGCTGGTGCATCCGCGCGCCGCCTCGGCCGGCGAACAGGCTGCGGTCTTCGCCCAGTTGGCGCCCGCGGCGCAGGCCGCCCTGGCCAACCCGCTCGTCGGTGCCGCGCAGGCCAACAGCCCCGAGTGGCGCGCCGCCGAGCTGCCTGCGGCGAACGGGCACGGAACGGCCCGCGCGGTCGCCACGCTGTACGGGGTCTTCGCCGGGCGAGGCCGGTCGGGAGACCACCGCGTCCTCTCCGAGCAGGCCGCGGAACGCGCGCGTGAGGGACAGGGAGCCTGTCGGGACCTGATGCTGGGCGCGGGCTTCGCCCATGACACGGAGTGCGCCCTCGGCCTCTGGCTCAGCGGCCCCAACTCCTCCTACGGCCCCAACCCCCGGGCCTTCGGACACGACGGTTTCGGTGGCTCCTGCGGCCTGGCGGACCCGGAATCGGGCGTCTCGCTGGGCTACGTGATGAACCGCATGGGGCCCGACATCGCGGACGACCCTCGCAAAATGGCCCTGGTCGAGGCGGTGTACGCGGCGCTCTGA
- a CDS encoding S1 family peptidase, producing MNLKRLSPLGGAAKGARLIAVASALLAASALAAPSSSAATAEAGRATAAQLAVADDAVRGADVPGTAWYTDQATGKLVVTADSTVSATEIAKIKKAVGDRASALEIKRTPGAFNKLIAGGQAIYAGGGGRCSLGFNVRSGTTYYALTAGHCTNIASTWYTNSSNTTVLGTRAGSSFPTNDYGIIRHSNASAADGRVYLYNGSYRDITGAGNAYVGQSVQRSGSTTGLRGGTVTGLNATVNYGGGDIVYGLIQTNVCAEPGDSGGAMFAGSTALGLTSGGSGNCSSGGTTFFQPVTEALSAYGVSVF from the coding sequence GTGAACCTCAAGCGTCTGTCCCCCCTTGGCGGCGCGGCGAAGGGCGCCCGGCTGATCGCCGTGGCCTCCGCGCTCCTGGCCGCCTCAGCGCTTGCCGCGCCCAGCTCGTCCGCGGCGACGGCCGAGGCCGGCCGGGCCACCGCCGCCCAACTCGCCGTCGCCGACGACGCCGTACGCGGAGCCGACGTGCCCGGCACCGCGTGGTACACCGACCAGGCGACCGGGAAGCTCGTCGTCACCGCCGACTCCACCGTCTCCGCCACCGAGATCGCCAAGATCAAGAAGGCGGTCGGCGACCGCGCCTCCGCCCTGGAGATCAAGCGCACTCCCGGCGCGTTCAACAAGCTGATCGCGGGTGGCCAGGCCATCTACGCGGGCGGCGGCGGGCGCTGCTCCCTCGGCTTCAACGTCCGCAGCGGCACGACGTACTACGCCCTGACGGCCGGTCACTGCACCAACATCGCCAGTACCTGGTACACCAACTCGTCGAACACGACGGTGCTCGGCACCCGGGCCGGTTCCAGCTTCCCGACCAACGACTACGGCATCATCCGCCACTCCAACGCCTCGGCGGCGGACGGCCGCGTCTACCTCTACAACGGCAGCTACCGCGACATCACCGGCGCGGGCAACGCCTACGTGGGCCAGTCCGTCCAGCGCAGCGGCAGCACCACCGGACTGCGCGGCGGCACGGTCACCGGTCTCAACGCGACCGTCAACTACGGCGGTGGCGACATCGTCTACGGCCTGATCCAGACCAACGTCTGCGCCGAACCGGGTGACAGCGGCGGCGCGATGTTCGCCGGCAGCACCGCGCTCGGCCTCACCTCCGGCGGCAGCGGCAACTGCTCCAGCGGCGGCACCACGTTCTTCCAGCCGGTGACGGAGGCCCTCAGCGCGTACGGCGTGAGCGTCTTCTAG